A part of Podarcis muralis chromosome 13, rPodMur119.hap1.1, whole genome shotgun sequence genomic DNA contains:
- the LOC114583309 gene encoding olfactory receptor 11G2-like produces the protein MELANGTDVTEFILLGFAGGQKKHLSLLLFLTVLYVVTLAENIIIITLVVLDTHLSRIPMYFFLSNFSWLEMCYVSTTVPRMLFDLVTRHGKISFQACFLQFYIFFSLGGMEGFFLSTMAFDRYLAICHPLRYPQIMSQSACNTLVAACWIVGFLWFIIPVSLISKLSFCGPNVIDHLLCDPGPLLSLACPPLGNVPFVHQIFVKTVVFINLSCIVLSYSIVIFTLMKTANQGSCRKAFSTVSFHLVVVTIFYGSVAGVYLADLGGESHSESQVRKAAALFYTAITPFLNPLVYCLRNDQMKEAARKLFKRMKK, from the coding sequence ATGGAGTTGGCCAATGGAACTGATGTCACAGAATTCATTTTGCTGGGATTTGCAGGAGGGCAAAAGAAACATTTGTCGTTGCTCCTTTTTTTGACTGTTCTTTATGTGGTCACCTTGGCTGAGAACATAATCATTATCACACTGGTGGTTCTAGACACCCACTTGTCACGAATTCCCATGTATTTCTTTCTGAGCAACTTCTCCTGGCTGGAGATGTGCTACGTATCCACCACTGTACCCCGCATGCTCTTTGATCTGGTGACCCGTCATGGGAAAATTTCCTTccaggcttgttttctccagttCTACATCTTTTTCTCTCTTGGTGGAATGGAAGGTTTCTTTCTCTCAACTATGGCTTTTGATCGGTACTTGGCAATATGCCACCCACTACGTTACCCACAAATTATGTCCCAAAGTGCCTGCAATACCCTTGTGGCTGCTTGTTGGATTGTTGGCTTTCTGTGGTTTATTATACCAGTGAGTTTGATCTCCAAGTTGTCCTTCTGTGGACCAAATGTCATTGACCATTTGTTGTGTGATCCTGGGCCACTTCTGTCTCTGGCCTGCCCGCCACTAGGAAATGTTCCTTTCGTCCATCAGATTTTTGTGAAAACGGTGGTTTTCATCAACTTATCCTGCATCGTGCTGTCCTATAGCATTGTGATTTTCACTCTGATGAAAACTGCTAACCAAGGCAGTTGTAGGAAGGCTTTCTCCACAGTATCATTTCACCTAGTAGTGGTGACTATTTTCTATGGTTCTGTAGCAGGTGTATACTTAGCTGATCTAGGTGGAGAAAGCCACTCAGAAAGCCAGGTCAGAAAGGCAGCAGCACTCTTTTACACTGCCATCACACCTTTCCTTAACCCCCTGGTCTACTGTCTGAGGAATGATCAGATGAAAGAGGCAGCAAGGAAGTTGTTCAAGAGAATGAAAAAATGA